Genomic window (Cryptococcus deuterogattii R265 chromosome 7, complete sequence):
TCAATATGACAACAAACTGTGGAAATTTAGCCCACCGCTTGCAGCATTCGTCAGGAATGATGACTGACAATGTTGCTCTACTATCTTGAAATAATTTATTTTTTTCACTCCACATCAGGGCCCCCATCAAATGATCGCCAGGCCAAAAACGGACCAAAAGCAAACATGATTGAATGTCACTAAAATTATTCCTTCGGTGACAAGCCAGAGTAGAGCGCTGACAAGGGCAATGAGGAATTTGTTCCGTTGATTCGAATGACTTTTGTCTGAGTAAAGCTTTCAATGGCGCCTTTGCCATTGAATCTGCTCCATCCGCTACTCTTTGTGCCTCCATGAGGCAGCCCATGCTGGTCGTGGACGCTCATACCATTTATATGGACGGCTCCAGATTGTAGACTCTGCGCCACTTTGAGAGCGAGAGCGAGGTCTTGACAAAAGATAGACGACGAAAGGCCTGTTTCATGTGAGTTCGCCATGGCAATTATTGAAGGTAAATCAGACCCCGAATGGACCGTCAAAATGGGGGCAAATGACTCGATTTGAAAGAGATCCGCGTCGTGGTGAACATCAGCTAGGATTGTTGGCGGAAATGCAGATTCCGACGAAAGTGACGTGGCTGAACCGTCCGGTACTGCGCTGAAAATCACTCTGGCTCCCTTTAATCAAGAGAGATAGATGGTTAATCACATGTACTGGAACAGATTATAGACTACTCTTACCATTCTTATAGCTTGGTCAACCATACTTTTCGCTCTTTCTCCTGCTCCCGATCTAACCAATTCCATGCCCCCAACCCAGCCTGCCTTGATGGCCTCTGATCTGAGGACTTGCTCAAATTCTTCAGCAATTTTCTCATGGACGATAACTCTTTCCGTTGACATGCAGATTTGTCCCGAGTTCAGAAATGCCCCAAATAAAATCTGCAGAAGCCTCACTTTTAAACACCAAAAAGCATAGCGGAAATGTAAAGTAATGGTGGAAATGAAACTCACGTGATTAGCGGCTAGCTGTAAGTCAGCTGAGGGTAAAACAATGGCTGGCGCTTTACCCCCCAGCTCCATGACTGAGGGCCTTCAATGCAGAATGGTCAGCGTCCAGACTAAAACACGTGAATTTATTTCCAATATCACATACTTGAGATATTGTCCACAAAGGCTTGCTAGCTGTTTGCCGAGACTGATCGAACCGGTGAAGTTGACAAACTGTATTCATCATATCAGCGAGAAGCAGTCGCCTCTAAAGGAAGTTGCCTTCGACCGGCATAGTCGTACACGTATGTCATCGTGGGCAATAAGCTGCTTGACTCGTTGGCCTACTTCGTCTTCGGAGAAGCTCAATATCTGAAGCACACCGGGAGGAAGCCCTGCGTCATTGAATAGCGCAGCTATGAAAGTCGAAAGCTGAGGTACAAGTGGTGATGCTATGCGGTATGGTCAATTTTCCTATTGGCATTGGAGGAAAATATTCCGGCCTTACCCTTCATGATCACGGTGTTACCACAAGCGAGGGGGTAGACTGCAAGTCACGACGTTGAGCAGTTGAATGTTTATTCATGACTATCTGAGCATAGCCGCTCCATGCTTACCTATGCTACGCATTGCCAGTGTGAGTGGGAAATTGAATGCAGGTATGCTGAGAACCGGTCCGTGTGGTTCCTTCATTACCATGGCTAAGCTACCATCTATAGTTTGTGGCATATATCCCTACATAGAAGCGTATCAGCCGAAGCCTCGGAGCGATGACGGTTTTTGCCTTGCTTCAATAGATATTGCTCTATTCGCATATTAGCAATGGACTACAAGTATGTATTCTCTTGAAACAGCTCACGTTTCAGCAGAACCGTCCAATAGATTCATAGAAGAGTTTATGTCGCCGTGAACAACAGGGTCCGAAAAGTCGGCATCTGCACGAAGTAGGCTTGCAGTGTCTGCGGATCGCTCTTTCAACAATCGTAAGGCCTGAGTCAGAGGGCGATCAGCCGCTGATACCTTATATCCACAGCAGACAGTACATTGAATAAAAGTACATTTTGTAATATGGACCGTCTTTCCCAACCGGAGACCATACTCCATGACCTATAAGCTTCACGACTGTGACGAATCGCTTCGCTCCTGATAGCGCGTGTCGCTTTCCTTTAGCTTTTATTGACGAATGCTAGAAGGGATATATAGCTCACGTTTCCAGTTCACCTGCAATAACCACCTCACAGCTTTTCTGTCCTGTTCTCGGATGCTTGTGAATGGTTGTTCCACTGCTGGTTAATGCTACTTGCTTTCCTCCAATCCAAAGAGGAACCCGTCTGATCTGGGAATAATAGCGCACACCAGTGAATAAAGTTGATATACGGCAATGAGGTTTGATGAGCATTATGCTTGGGTCGAATATGGGGGCAAGAAATATCTGTTTTATTTTTTCGATGTCTTTCCAAAGCGCTTTATTATAGTGCATCGCCGGCCGAGTATACTCATTTGTTGACTTAGCAGGCGATCGGTGTCTTTGATAAGTATTACGTTATCGTTGCAACCGGACGTGCGGGTCAGTCCGTTATCTCCCTCTTATTTATTTataattattattattatgaACGAAGATAATCGATCAATTCTGGCTTGCGAAAAATAAGTGCAAGGGAAATTGTTAACGCTGCCCTTTCCCAACTAGTCCACCGCCCTTTTCTGTCATTTCTGATATTGTCTCGTTCCAATAACCTCCAACATGGATAGCTACCAGACCCCCCTTTCTTCGTAAGCCAAATCCGCCCTTTTTACTGTCAATGACTGATGCCTCTCAAAGCCGATATGCCTCCAAGGAGATGTCCAAACTTTTCTCCTCTGGAGTAAGCCCAATCGTCTGGCCTCGAAGTATTTAAATCTGACTCGTTTTTCAAGGCTCGCTTCGGAACTTGGCGAAAGCTCTGGCTCAACCTTGCCATCGCCGAGAAGGTGGGTGAAGTCCCCCTTGGCAGAATGAATAGCTATTAACCTCCAGACAGGAGCTTGGTCTTGCCATCTCCGATGCTGCCATTGAGCAGATGAAAGCCAACCTCGAGCTCGATGAGGCTCAGATGAAGGTTGCagccgaggaggagaagaagaggaggcgtCAGTCCACCATATGTGATAGCTCAGACAGCCGTGTTGATAAAGATTGTAGACGATGTTATGGCTCATGTTCACACCTTCGGTACTGTGGCGCCAGAGGCTGCCGGCATCATCCAGTGAGTACAGGATAGAGCATGTGAATCGATTTTTGCTGATAAGTGAGAATAGCTTGGGTGCCACTTCTTGTTATGTCACCGAGTAAGTTCCGTATTTGCAATTAGACCGAAGATTAAGGTTAATTTGGTGATAGCAATGCggatctcatcttcctccgaGACGGTCTTgacattcttcttccaaagcttGCTACGGTAATTTCTCGTCTTGCCAACTTCGCTAAGCAGTACCGAGATCTTCCTACTCTTGGTTTCACCCACTTCCAGCCCGCCCAGCTTACTACCGTCGGCAAGCGAGCCACTCTCTGGATTCAAGAGCTTTTGTGGGACTTGCGTAACCTTCAGCGCGCTAGAAACGACTTGGGTTTCCGAGGCGTCAAGGGAACTACCGGTACCCAagcctccttcttggcttTGTTCGATGGTGACCACTCTAAGGTGCGTAATTGAGTATAAGTAATTAAGTCACCGGCCAAACGTCTGATGGCCAAACGTATTTAGGTTGAGGCCCTTGACAAGCGAGTAACTGAGCTTTTCGGCTTCCCTTACGCCTACCCCGTCACCGGTCAGACTTACTCTCGAAAGATCGACGCCGATGTCCTTGGTCCTCTTTCCAGCTTTGGTGCTACCGTGCACAAGATCGCCACTGACAGTGAGCTTCCATCCATGTTCGCTCCTCGGAAGCGCTTTCTGATAACTTTCAATAGTCCGATTGCTTGCGAacttgaaggagattgaagagcCTTTCGAAAAGGACCAGATCGGCAGCTCTGCTATGGCCTATAAGGTGTGTCACCACTCGTTTATGTAGTTGATCTCCTCACACAAGCTGATGCCGTCATGTAGCGAAACCCTATGCGATGTGAACGGGCTTGCTCTCTTGCTCGACACCTTATGGCCATCTATCAAAATACTCTCATGACCTCTTCCGTCCAGTGGCTTGAGCGTACTTTGGATGACAGGTGAGTTAGGGGTCCAGCTACTTGGGAGGATGGCTGCTGATAGTGCTTTATGGCAGTGCCAACAGGCGTGTCACCATTCCCGAGGCTTTCCTCACCGCCGATATCCTCCTCACTACTTTGCAGAACATTTCTGAGGGTCTCGTTGTCTACCCTCGAGTCATTGGTCGTCGAATCTCTCAGGAGCTCCCCTTCATGGCCACTGAAAACATCATCATGGCTATCGTTAAGGCCGGTGGCGATAGGCAAGAGTGTCATGAAAAAATCCGAGTTCTTTCTCATCAGGCCGGTGCTGttgtcaaggaggaaggcggagaGAATGATCTTATTGACAGAGTCAAGAAGGACGAATACTTCAAACCTATTTGGGGCCAGTTGGATGCCCTCCTTGACCCCAGAACTTTTGTTGGACGGGCTCCCGAACAGGTGGATGGTTTCCTCAAGGAATGGGTTGAACCCGCTCTCAAACCTTACGAAGAGGCTTTGAAGAATGTCAAGACTGCCGAGTTGTCGGTGTAAAAAGGTTTTCTGAATAATTATACAATGCATCTCGTGAAATGGAACACTTGTTACTTCACGTTCACATCTAAGCCTGCTCGGAATACACCTTAACTGTCTTGTCTGCTCCACCCGTAATGAGACGAGTACCCGTTTTGTCAAATGTAGAACAGAACACTCCCTAGAAGCACACAACAGATAAGCACAAGCGCAGGAGTCAGAATATCTAAGGGGCTCACCGCTTCGGCATCGAGTGAACCAGGTTGCGGAATATCCTTGAGGTGTTGGAAAGGCAAGCCAGTCTTGTAATCCCATAAAGTGATGGTACCGTTATCCGCTAATGATAGTCAGGAGACGGCCCACGTGGAAAAAAGCATCACTTACCTCCAGAAAACAACACACCCTCCGAGTTGACACTCAATGTATTGATGATGGCCTCGTGGCCAACGAAGTTGTTGACAAAGGTGCCCTCCGGGCACTTCCATTTTTTGATATTGTTGCCACCTGAGCTAGCACTGACAAAACTGTACTCTGTTGGATGGATCGCAAGGGCACGAACGGACTTCTTGTGGTGAGTGAGAGTGTTCATGCATTTGCCAGCAGCAAGATCCCATAGCCTGTAACATGTATACTCAGCGAGACGACAAGGGGAGAGGGTTTTTTCCAAAGAATAAACGAACCTAACGGTGCTATCCATACTACCGGATATGATTTGCGGATCAGAGTCCTGAGTCTTGACATCGCCCACAGTACTCGTGTGGCCAGTGAGCGTGAAGATGTTGGCTCGCGTACGCATGTCCCATACCTGGAATGGTGCTTTAGCCATGGCCAAAAGATGGGGTTATAAGCACTCACCCTAACACTCGCATCTCGACCACCGGTGACCAGTACGTCTAACGTAGGATGGACTCTATGAGAGAGTAAAATTAATCATCTATCTGAGAGAGTAAATTTTGAAGCTTACGAAAGGGAATAGACGCCGGAAAAGTGTCCATGATAGTGACGGATGACCTTGTTGGTCTCAAGATCCCAACACTTGACCATCTTGTCTTCCGCACAAGAAAACAGGTACGGGTGACGATCTGATACCGCTAATCCTCGAATGGTAGAGATATGTCCAGTTAATGACAGTTTGAGTTCTCCCGAAGCAAGATCCCATATCTATCGGCCAGGGTTAGATACCAATATGGGGATGCATCATCAGTGGACGTACCTTAATAACACGGTCACCAGCACCGGTAGCAAACCATTGATTTCCTGGATCCATTGCAACAGCGCGCACCCATCCCATATGACCGGAAATAACTCGTGTAAGCTTCCCTGTGAAACTGTCAGATCAATCCTTCTGAAAAATTAAAGATAGAGCTCACATTCGGGGTGATATTCAGGCTTGACCTCTCtggcttccttcttcctcatcaaagCTTGCGACAATCTGGATGTAGCCTGGCCACCTTCAGCGGCGAATCCTTGCTGATGTCTGAACTTCACTAATGAGCGAGGCTCGGCAACAGCTTCAGGGGTGGATGAGGACCTGCTGTGGAATCAGTAAACTGTCGTTAAGGACAGATATCGATGTGTTAGACTAACGCTGTCTCAGTCTCGGGTCCTCCAATAAGCTTGACATTGGGGCCAGCGGCACCGGAAACT
Coding sequences:
- a CDS encoding aldehyde dehydrogenase, which gives rise to MLIKPHCRISTLFTGVRYYSQIRRVPLWIGGKQVALTSSGTTIHKHPRTGQKSCEVVIAGELETSEAIRHSREAYRSWSMVSGWERRSILQNALRLLKERSADTASLLRADADFSDPVVHGDINSSMNLLDGSAETAISIEGYMPQTIDGSLAMVMKEPHGPVLSIPAFNFPLTLAMRSIVYPLACGNTVIMKASPLVPQLSTFIAALFNDAGLPPGVLQILSFSEDEVGQRVKQLIAHDDIRFVNFTGSISLGKQLASLCGQYLKPSVMELGGKAPAIVLPSADLQLAANHILFGAFLNSGQICMSTERVIVHEKIAEEFEQVLRSEAIKAGWVGGMELVRSGAGERAKSMVDQAIRMGARVIFSAVPDGSATSLSSESAFPPTILADVHHDADLFQIESFAPILTVHSGSDLPSIIAMANSHETGLSSSIFCQDLALALKVAQSLQSGAVHINGMSVHDQHGLPHGGTKSSGWSRFNGKGAIESFTQTKVIRINGTNSSLPLSALYSGLSPKE
- a CDS encoding adenylosuccinate lyase, whose translation is MDSYQTPLSSRYASKEMSKLFSSGARFGTWRKLWLNLAIAEKELGLAISDAAIEQMKANLELDEAQMKVAAEEEKKRRHDVMAHVHTFGTVAPEAAGIIHLGATSCYVTDNADLIFLRDGLDILLPKLATVISRLANFAKQYRDLPTLGFTHFQPAQLTTVGKRATLWIQELLWDLRNLQRARNDLGFRGVKGTTGTQASFLALFDGDHSKVEALDKRVTELFGFPYAYPVTGQTYSRKIDADVLGPLSSFGATVHKIATDIRLLANLKEIEEPFEKDQIGSSAMAYKRNPMRCERACSLARHLMAIYQNTLMTSSVQWLERTLDDSANRRVTIPEAFLTADILLTTLQNISEGLVVYPRVIGRRISQELPFMATENIIMAIVKAGGDRQECHEKIRVLSHQAGAVVKEEGGENDLIDRVKKDEYFKPIWGQLDALLDPRTFVGRAPEQVDGFLKEWVEPALKPYEEALKNVKTAELSV
- a CDS encoding pre-mRNA-splicing factor PRP46, yielding MTASIESTSGTSAGPSIVANGLPSLADLVRAGSKRTRVVYGAETSAVEDDGLARANKIKLATKLAIEYKDVQTLPPILQSQQAGPAGPKRPKQPSITVSGAAGPNVKLIGGPETETASSSTPEAVAEPRSLVKFRHQQGFAAEGGQATSRLSQALMRKKEAREVKPEYHPEWKLTRVISGHMGWVRAVAMDPGNQWFATGAGDRVIKIWDLASGELKLSLTGHISTIRGLAVSDRHPYLFSCAEDKMVKCWDLETNKVIRHYHGHFSGVYSLSVHPTLDVLVTGGRDASVRVWDMRTRANIFTLTGHTSTVGDVKTQDSDPQIISGSMDSTVRLWDLAAGKCMNTLTHHKKSVRALAIHPTEYSFVSASSGGNNIKKWKCPEGTFVNNFVGHEAIINTLSVNSEGVLFSGADNGTITLWDYKTGLPFQHLKDIPQPGSLDAEAGVFCSTFDKTGTRLITGGADKTVKVYSEQA